A region of Zeugodacus cucurbitae isolate PBARC_wt_2022May chromosome 5, idZeuCucr1.2, whole genome shotgun sequence DNA encodes the following proteins:
- the LOC105216447 gene encoding TNF receptor-associated factor 3 isoform X1, with the protein MTTNGNGYSRNSNGALPSNGTTTVLKYEKSSCLFCNEWFDSQTFTEHLIHCGQVLEQCPHNCNAFVPRIRMRTHLKECPRAKAQPQPSSSLERLDQFMDNRVNQLEKDLSALRSVLNEEIGQRLHLITDVGNLRKYNQVLEDWKHDADDGLRSVKALLNEEIVQRQFEVGEAYKDNVANFEMIKKVKADIQGEMDVLHKNIQQLSVEVAEHVNHLNDNTMKLEEMILENEKKNLDKFIEIEDFLNVIDGDLKTKFVANSDLNAKQANMDLEVKSMKNIVCETEERCEKLEGIVNQIDTKLHQTMQTLADLENHLATQQRLTSIQNTRGHLIWRIKDFSKKLEEAKQYETILHSAMFSNKPYGYALRLDIHPNGKGTWKGRNLIACLNVIAGEYDALLSWPCRLQADIIIRAQFSNGEESQDYVKTILVRKKNDEFIQNNQYFHIPHKIIMNSNFLRNDSLYVEVRVLK; encoded by the exons GAGCACCTCATACATTGCGGACAAGTATTGGAACAGTGCCCGCATAATTGCAACGCCTTCGTGCCACGAATTCGCATGCGCACACATCTAAAAGAGTGCCCACGAGCCAAAGCGCAACCACAACCGTCCAGCAGCCTTGAGCGTCTCGACCAATTCATGGACAATCGCGTAAATCAGCTTGAAAAAGATTTGAGCGCACTGCGTTCGGTGCTTAATGAGGAGATCGGTCAACGTTTGCATCTGATCACAGATGTTGGCAATTTGCGTAAATACAATCAGGTCTTGGAAGATTGGAAACATGACGCCGATGATGGTTTGAGAAGCGTCAAAGCGTTACTCAATGAAGAGATCGTACAACGACAGTTCGAAGTGGGCGAGGCCTACAAAGACAATGTGGCCAATTTTGAAATGATAAAG AAAGTCAAAGCCGATATACAAGGTGAGATGGATGTGTTGCATAAGAATATACAACAATTGTCGGTGGAAGTGGCGGAACATGTGAATCACTTAAACGATAACACCATGAAACTGGAAGAGATGATCTTGGAAAACGAGAAAAAGAATCT TGACAAATTCATCGAAATCGAAGATTTCTTAAATGTCATCGATGGCGATTTGAAAACCAAATTTGTGGCAAATAGCGATCTGAATGCCAAGCAGGCGAATATGGATCTAGAGGTGAAGAGTATGAAAAATATCGTTTGTGAAACTGAAGAGCGTTGTGAAAAGTTGGAGGGTATAGTGAATCAAATCGACACTAAACTGCATCAGACCATGCAAACCCTGGCGGATTTGGAGAATCATTTGGCCACCCAACAACGGCTCACCAGCATACAAAATACAAGAG gTCATTTGATTTGGCGTATCAAAGATTTCTCCAAGAAGCTGGAAGAGGCAAAGCAATACGAAACGATACTGCATAGCGCCATGTTCTCCAACAAGCCATATGGTTATGCGCTGCGC CTCGACATACACCCCAATGGTAAAGGCACATGGAAGGGTCGCAATCTGATCGCATGTCTCAATGTAATCGCCGGCGAGTACGACGCTTTGTTGTCCTGGCCTTGCCGCCTGCAGGCCGACATCATTATACGTGCTCAATTCAGCAATGGCGAAGAGTCGCAGGATTATGTCAAGACGATTCTGGTGCGTAAGAAAAACGACGAATTCATACAGAACAATCAGTACTTTCATATACcacataaaattataatgaattCGAATTTTTTGCGCAATGATTCGCTATATGTGGAGGTGCGGGTTTTAAAGTGA
- the LOC105216447 gene encoding TNF receptor-associated factor 3 isoform X2: MRTHLKECPRAKAQPQPSSSLERLDQFMDNRVNQLEKDLSALRSVLNEEIGQRLHLITDVGNLRKYNQVLEDWKHDADDGLRSVKALLNEEIVQRQFEVGEAYKDNVANFEMIKKVKADIQGEMDVLHKNIQQLSVEVAEHVNHLNDNTMKLEEMILENEKKNLDKFIEIEDFLNVIDGDLKTKFVANSDLNAKQANMDLEVKSMKNIVCETEERCEKLEGIVNQIDTKLHQTMQTLADLENHLATQQRLTSIQNTRGHLIWRIKDFSKKLEEAKQYETILHSAMFSNKPYGYALRLDIHPNGKGTWKGRNLIACLNVIAGEYDALLSWPCRLQADIIIRAQFSNGEESQDYVKTILVRKKNDEFIQNNQYFHIPHKIIMNSNFLRNDSLYVEVRVLK; this comes from the exons ATGCGCACACATCTAAAAGAGTGCCCACGAGCCAAAGCGCAACCACAACCGTCCAGCAGCCTTGAGCGTCTCGACCAATTCATGGACAATCGCGTAAATCAGCTTGAAAAAGATTTGAGCGCACTGCGTTCGGTGCTTAATGAGGAGATCGGTCAACGTTTGCATCTGATCACAGATGTTGGCAATTTGCGTAAATACAATCAGGTCTTGGAAGATTGGAAACATGACGCCGATGATGGTTTGAGAAGCGTCAAAGCGTTACTCAATGAAGAGATCGTACAACGACAGTTCGAAGTGGGCGAGGCCTACAAAGACAATGTGGCCAATTTTGAAATGATAAAG AAAGTCAAAGCCGATATACAAGGTGAGATGGATGTGTTGCATAAGAATATACAACAATTGTCGGTGGAAGTGGCGGAACATGTGAATCACTTAAACGATAACACCATGAAACTGGAAGAGATGATCTTGGAAAACGAGAAAAAGAATCT TGACAAATTCATCGAAATCGAAGATTTCTTAAATGTCATCGATGGCGATTTGAAAACCAAATTTGTGGCAAATAGCGATCTGAATGCCAAGCAGGCGAATATGGATCTAGAGGTGAAGAGTATGAAAAATATCGTTTGTGAAACTGAAGAGCGTTGTGAAAAGTTGGAGGGTATAGTGAATCAAATCGACACTAAACTGCATCAGACCATGCAAACCCTGGCGGATTTGGAGAATCATTTGGCCACCCAACAACGGCTCACCAGCATACAAAATACAAGAG gTCATTTGATTTGGCGTATCAAAGATTTCTCCAAGAAGCTGGAAGAGGCAAAGCAATACGAAACGATACTGCATAGCGCCATGTTCTCCAACAAGCCATATGGTTATGCGCTGCGC CTCGACATACACCCCAATGGTAAAGGCACATGGAAGGGTCGCAATCTGATCGCATGTCTCAATGTAATCGCCGGCGAGTACGACGCTTTGTTGTCCTGGCCTTGCCGCCTGCAGGCCGACATCATTATACGTGCTCAATTCAGCAATGGCGAAGAGTCGCAGGATTATGTCAAGACGATTCTGGTGCGTAAGAAAAACGACGAATTCATACAGAACAATCAGTACTTTCATATACcacataaaattataatgaattCGAATTTTTTGCGCAATGATTCGCTATATGTGGAGGTGCGGGTTTTAAAGTGA